A region from the Lolium perenne isolate Kyuss_39 chromosome 4, Kyuss_2.0, whole genome shotgun sequence genome encodes:
- the LOC127348653 gene encoding uncharacterized protein, producing the protein MEKKQEIAASAGEKAPEQHAIDVVPDQHGDAKGTVVDAGGDVEKERLVVVEEPQKKKSTRVAALDAFRGLTIVVMILVDDAGGVYERIDHSPWDGCTLADFVMPFFLFIVGVAIAFAMKRVPKKREAVKKVSIRTLKMLFWGILLQGGYSHAPDDLAYGVDMKVIRWCGILQRIALVYFVVALIEVFTIKVRPNTVQSGPYAIFSAYRWQWLGGFIVLVIYMVTVYSAYVPDWSYVYHLEGDIDDGKLFTVQCDVRGHVDPACNAVGYVDRMVWGINHLYTQPVWIRTKECTFSSPEMGKLRDDAPAWCRAPFEPEGLLSSIASILSGIIGIHYGHVLIHFKTHKERLKHWLSMGFSLLLLGILLHFTKAIPINKQLYSLSYVCFTGGAAGIILSAFYILIDVWGLRIPFLFLEWIGMNAMLVFVLGAQGILAGFVNGWYYGSEDNNLVNWIQQHVFINVWHSVRLGSLLYVIFGEILFWGVVSGILHKFGIYWKL; encoded by the exons ATGGAGAAGAAGCAAGAGATAGCGGCATCCGCTGGTGAGAAAGCTCCGGAGCAGCACGCCATTGATGTAGTCCCCGACCAGCATGGCGACGCCAAAGGCACTGTTGTCGATGCCGGCGGCGATGTCGAGAAGGAGAGATTGGTCGTTGTCGAGGagccccagaagaagaagagcacgagGGTGGCAGCTCTTGATGCCTTCAGAGGGCTCACCATTGTG GTGATGATACTGGTGGACGATGCCGGCGGGGTTTACGAGCGGATCGACCATTCACCATGGGACGGTTGCACCCTGGCCGACTTTGTCATgcctttcttcctcttcatcgttggTGTCGCAATCGCCTTCGCCATGAAG AGAGTTCCGAAAAAGCGTGAGGCTGTGAAAAAAGTCAGCATCAGAACACTGAAAATGCTCTTCTGGGGCATACTACTGCAAG GTGGATACTCACACGCTCCGGACGACCTCGCATATGGAGTGGACATGAAGGTGATAAGATGGTGTGGCATCCTCCAG AGAATAGCCTTGGTGTACTTCGTGGTTGCTCTCATAGAAGTGTTCACCATAAAGGTGCGGCCTAACACAGTCCAGTCCGGTCCTTACGCCATCTTCAGTGCCTACCGGTGGCAATG GTTAGGCGGCTTCATCGTGCTCGTCATATACATGGTGACCGTATACTCGGCGTATGTCCCAGATTGGAGCTACGTTTACCATTTGGAGGGTGATATCGATGATGGGAAGCTATTTACG GTACAATGTGATGTAAGGGGCCATGTAGACCCAGCTTGCAATGCAGTCGGCTATGTTGATAGGATGGTCTGGGGGATTAATCATCTCTACACGCAGCCTGTGTGGATCCGAACCAAG GAGTGTACATTTAGCTCACCAGAAATGGGTAAGCTCCGAGACGATGCTCCAGCATGGTGTCGTGCGCCATTCGAACCAGAAGGGCTGTTAAG TTCGATAGCATCAATCCTATCAGGGATAATTGGAATCCACTATGGCCATGTTCTAATCCATTTCAAG ACCCATAAGGAGAGACTGAAACACTGGCTTTCGATGGGATTTTCTCTCCTTTTGCTCGGAATTCTTCTCCACTTCACAAAAG CTATTCCAATCAACAAACAACTCTACAGCTTGAGCTATGTTTGCTTCACGGGCGGTGCAGCTGGAATCATTCTTTCGGCTTTCTACATACTG ATTGATGTCTGGGGCCTGAGAATACCATTCTTGTTCCTCGAGTGGATCGGCATGAATGCCATGCTTGTGTTCGTTCTAGGAGCACAGGGAATACTTGCTGGATTTGTGAATGGATGGTACTATGGGTCAGAAGATAACAATCTT GTTAACTGGATCCAACAGCATGTGTTTATCAATGTCTGGCATTCAGTTAGGCTCGGATCTCTGCTGTATGTCATATTTGGAGAGATCCTCTTCTGGGGTGTTGTCTCTGGCATCTTGCACAAGTTTGGGATTTACTGGAAACTATGA